Proteins found in one Pectobacterium atrosepticum genomic segment:
- a CDS encoding TonB-dependent siderophore receptor, producing the protein MNARKNFTPSTGKRHFPIPSTLGVAITAAIAMLSGIAIPVQAATGERDDSTIVVEAKDAEAAQGLVAGGMSARSSSTGLLGKKDVMDTPFNVSNMTSSFIENKQAQTLGQVVAHDASVRVSSSQGGLLDSYYIRGFPLNEGNLSDIAMNGVYGVAPNYQLMTDYIERVEVLKGPSALLYGLSPNSSVGGVINAVTKRPTTVGNLTRLTTSWQSDSQFTQHADISRVYALDNNNLLGVRFNGNYGYGDTVWDGSDKRTQVGALGLDFSSERFRATLDLITQHLKTRAPSRPYSFAAGVTVPDAPDGNTNISQPWGFWHSKDQSVLLHTEYDLADNVTWFTDLGGSSAHVSRLSEQVPQVTNNNGDVSSAVGNYRFTTSRYTLATGVRADVETGSVTHKLSAQTSYYRDRQATGIGNGTAISSNIYNPVSSPAQNVAAPPSAYKRSSTALSGIALADTLGFWNDALQITGGLRYQQIKSDNFVPGNSAPSSSYDKNAITPMVGVVVKPWQHVSLYANYIEGLSKGDIAPANASNPGQVLAPYKSKQYEAGVKVDALGTISTLSVFQITKPSGALVNGTFVEANEQRNRGVELDVVGSPLEDLRLTGGVMLLDAELTKSVTLGAQGKRAPGTSRFQANAGVEYDLPFLRDLTLNANVIHNGKQNVNTINTQSIPSWTTVDFGARYKTRIYNAPTTFRADVLNAFDRNYWSGVTSFSTVSQGTPRTLMLSVAVDF; encoded by the coding sequence ATGAACGCCAGGAAGAACTTCACGCCGTCTACCGGGAAGCGCCATTTTCCCATTCCTTCTACGTTGGGCGTCGCCATAACGGCGGCGATCGCTATGCTGAGCGGAATCGCGATACCCGTGCAGGCGGCAACGGGAGAACGCGATGATTCCACTATCGTGGTGGAAGCCAAAGACGCCGAGGCTGCACAGGGGCTGGTGGCGGGCGGCATGTCGGCGCGATCGTCCAGTACGGGGCTGCTGGGCAAAAAGGATGTCATGGATACGCCGTTTAACGTCAGCAACATGACCTCATCGTTTATTGAAAACAAACAAGCACAGACGCTGGGGCAGGTGGTCGCACATGACGCCTCGGTGCGCGTCAGCAGTTCGCAGGGCGGGCTGCTGGATTCTTACTACATCCGCGGTTTCCCTCTCAACGAAGGTAACCTGAGCGATATCGCCATGAACGGCGTCTACGGTGTCGCGCCCAACTATCAGTTGATGACCGACTACATTGAACGAGTTGAGGTGCTGAAAGGGCCGTCGGCGCTGCTATATGGGCTGTCCCCGAACAGCAGCGTGGGTGGCGTGATTAACGCCGTCACTAAACGCCCGACCACCGTAGGTAACCTGACTCGCCTCACCACCAGTTGGCAGTCTGATTCCCAGTTCACGCAGCATGCGGATATTTCCCGCGTTTATGCGTTGGACAATAACAATCTGCTCGGCGTGCGTTTTAACGGCAACTATGGCTACGGCGACACGGTGTGGGACGGCAGCGACAAGCGCACACAGGTCGGCGCACTTGGGCTGGATTTCTCATCAGAACGTTTCCGTGCCACGTTGGATCTCATCACTCAGCACCTGAAAACGCGTGCGCCGTCTCGCCCTTATTCGTTCGCGGCGGGGGTGACGGTGCCTGATGCACCAGATGGCAACACCAACATTTCTCAGCCGTGGGGCTTCTGGCATTCCAAAGATCAGTCGGTGTTGCTGCATACCGAATACGATCTGGCGGATAACGTCACCTGGTTTACCGATCTGGGCGGTTCCAGCGCGCACGTGAGCCGACTGTCGGAGCAGGTGCCGCAGGTCACGAATAACAACGGCGATGTGAGTTCCGCCGTAGGGAATTATCGCTTTACCACCAGCCGCTATACGCTGGCGACTGGTGTTCGGGCGGATGTGGAAACTGGCTCGGTGACGCACAAGCTGTCGGCACAGACCAGCTACTATCGCGATCGTCAGGCGACCGGCATTGGCAACGGAACAGCGATTAGCTCGAATATTTATAATCCGGTTTCTTCACCTGCACAAAATGTCGCTGCTCCGCCAAGCGCGTATAAACGCTCTTCTACTGCGCTTTCAGGTATCGCGTTGGCGGATACGCTCGGCTTCTGGAACGATGCGCTGCAGATTACAGGTGGGCTGCGTTATCAGCAGATCAAGTCGGATAACTTTGTTCCCGGCAATAGCGCACCTTCATCGTCTTACGACAAAAATGCGATAACGCCGATGGTGGGTGTAGTTGTTAAGCCCTGGCAGCACGTCTCGCTCTATGCCAACTACATTGAGGGGCTGAGCAAAGGGGATATTGCGCCAGCGAATGCAAGTAATCCGGGGCAGGTACTTGCTCCGTATAAGAGCAAACAGTATGAAGCCGGGGTGAAAGTGGATGCGTTGGGGACGATCTCTACGCTGAGCGTTTTCCAGATCACCAAGCCGAGCGGTGCGCTGGTTAACGGCACGTTTGTTGAAGCCAACGAACAGCGCAATCGGGGTGTCGAGCTGGATGTGGTCGGTTCACCGCTGGAGGATCTGCGTCTGACCGGCGGCGTGATGCTGCTGGATGCTGAGTTGACCAAAAGCGTGACGCTGGGTGCGCAGGGCAAGCGCGCGCCGGGCACGTCGCGTTTTCAGGCTAACGCTGGGGTGGAATATGACCTGCCGTTCCTGCGCGATCTGACGCTGAACGCCAACGTCATCCATAACGGGAAGCAGAACGTCAACACCATCAATACCCAGTCTATTCCTTCCTGGACCACCGTTGATTTCGGCGCACGTTACAAGACGCGAATCTATAACGCCCCTACCACGTTCCGTGCAGATGTCCTTAACGCTTTTGACCGCAATTACTGGTCTGGCGTGACGTCATTCAGCACGGTATCGCAAGGAACGCCGCGGACGCTGATGCTGTCCGTGGCGGTTGATTTCTAA
- a CDS encoding cysteine synthase family protein, whose protein sequence is MILNKVTDLIGNTPVIQIPVPYGDTRLFLKVEKNNPGGSMKDRMARNMIVAGLKSGKIRPGGTIVESSSGNTGIGLALASIEYGLRFIAVVDHHAAQDKIAIMRALGAEIRYVSGDYGEDEVAVVERQRMAAQLAEEIPGAVFMNQSDNAANAGGYADFVRELFSQIGKIDAFVGCVGTGGSMTGISHGLKVHNPDIATIAVEPVGSIVFGHPGKPYYQSGTGTPAGDTVGLVLDYSCIDCGEQVSDAQAFETARYVARNYGLLVGGSTGGVIYKALELIYQDRIGGNVVLAIADGGEKYLHTVFNEEWLAERNLTDSSVWHDLDRWLGNAISLEQAS, encoded by the coding sequence ATGATCCTGAATAAAGTAACTGATTTGATTGGTAATACGCCCGTTATACAAATTCCCGTCCCCTATGGGGATACGCGTTTGTTTTTAAAAGTGGAGAAGAACAACCCCGGCGGCAGCATGAAGGATCGCATGGCGAGAAACATGATTGTCGCCGGACTGAAGTCAGGAAAAATCCGTCCCGGCGGCACGATTGTCGAGTCGTCATCGGGGAATACCGGTATCGGGCTGGCGCTGGCGTCGATTGAATACGGTCTGCGCTTTATCGCCGTGGTCGATCATCATGCGGCACAGGATAAGATTGCCATCATGCGCGCGCTCGGCGCGGAAATTCGCTATGTCTCCGGCGACTACGGCGAAGATGAAGTGGCGGTGGTGGAGCGCCAGCGTATGGCGGCACAGCTGGCGGAGGAAATTCCCGGCGCGGTGTTTATGAACCAGTCGGATAATGCGGCGAATGCGGGCGGCTATGCCGATTTTGTCCGTGAGCTGTTCAGCCAGATTGGCAAGATTGACGCGTTTGTCGGCTGCGTGGGCACGGGCGGCTCGATGACTGGTATCTCGCACGGCCTGAAAGTCCATAACCCGGATATTGCGACCATTGCCGTTGAACCGGTTGGCTCTATCGTCTTTGGCCACCCCGGTAAGCCTTATTATCAGTCCGGCACCGGTACGCCAGCAGGGGACACCGTGGGGTTAGTGCTGGATTACAGCTGCATCGACTGCGGCGAACAGGTTTCAGATGCACAAGCGTTTGAAACGGCACGCTATGTCGCACGGAATTACGGACTGCTGGTCGGCGGTTCGACGGGCGGGGTGATCTATAAAGCGCTGGAGTTGATCTATCAGGATCGTATCGGCGGCAACGTCGTACTGGCGATCGCCGACGGCGGTGAAAAATACCTGCACACGGTGTTTAACGAAGAGTGGCTGGCGGAGCGTAATCTCACGGACAGCAGTGTGTGGCACGATCTGGATCGCTGGCTGGGCAACGCGATTTCTCTGGAGCAGGCAAGCTAA
- a CDS encoding MFS transporter has protein sequence MRLTGQVAFIIHFMFVVQLVAMGAMEMSGPFWPLHLESMSSGAELSIAGIAVYIGPMLGIMLTSAFWGRMGDRLGNKAMMIRALFGLALTQLGLAWANDIWTIIALRFIQGACAGYIAPAQAYGVAVVSPLQRTRLFAWLQVSTNVGSLLGAIVGGLILDYLNFFWINLSAAILCALCGITVALFLPHVTPVISAVPNENAQAKDIPRKRLWALSPIPGLLLISGLLLTSRMIPQTPFSLYMDGFFQVDKWVIGLCYGLQATGVIVSASLWARYFENLSLSQTLSRLCVVMLACAIVTLTAATMLNVAIFIPLYFLWGVLLGATTPVLMALISRAAGAGQQGYILGVAQSVSQFASILGISLGGLVLYSPGLRSLFFCVGVAYLVTFLVALMLLRRLRIQAEKHDSLSTKGNIENV, from the coding sequence ATGCGTTTGACCGGACAGGTCGCGTTCATCATCCACTTTATGTTTGTTGTACAACTGGTGGCGATGGGGGCGATGGAGATGAGCGGGCCGTTTTGGCCGCTGCATCTGGAAAGCATGTCGTCCGGTGCTGAACTGAGTATCGCGGGGATTGCCGTCTACATCGGGCCGATGCTGGGTATTATGCTGACCAGCGCCTTCTGGGGACGAATGGGCGATCGGTTGGGCAACAAGGCCATGATGATCCGCGCGCTGTTCGGGCTGGCGTTGACCCAGCTTGGGTTAGCGTGGGCAAATGACATCTGGACGATAATCGCACTGCGTTTTATTCAGGGTGCCTGTGCGGGTTATATTGCGCCCGCGCAGGCATATGGCGTCGCAGTAGTTAGTCCGTTACAGCGCACGCGGCTGTTTGCCTGGCTTCAGGTTTCCACCAACGTGGGATCGCTGCTGGGAGCGATTGTCGGTGGACTGATTCTCGATTATCTGAACTTCTTCTGGATCAACCTGAGTGCCGCGATCCTGTGCGCGCTATGTGGTATTACCGTGGCGCTGTTCTTGCCGCATGTTACACCCGTGATTTCTGCTGTTCCGAACGAGAACGCGCAGGCAAAAGACATTCCCCGCAAGCGGCTTTGGGCGCTGTCGCCGATTCCCGGCCTGTTGCTGATTTCTGGCCTTCTGCTGACCAGCCGCATGATTCCGCAAACGCCGTTTTCCCTCTACATGGACGGCTTCTTTCAGGTGGATAAGTGGGTGATCGGCCTGTGCTATGGCTTGCAGGCGACCGGCGTGATCGTCTCTGCGTCACTATGGGCGCGCTATTTTGAAAACCTCTCGCTGTCGCAGACGCTGAGCCGCCTGTGTGTGGTCATGCTGGCCTGCGCCATCGTGACATTGACCGCTGCCACGATGCTGAATGTTGCGATTTTCATCCCGCTTTATTTCCTGTGGGGTGTGCTGCTTGGGGCTACCACGCCGGTTCTGATGGCGCTGATTTCGCGTGCAGCGGGTGCCGGGCAGCAGGGTTATATACTCGGCGTGGCGCAAAGCGTCAGCCAATTTGCCTCGATTCTTGGCATTTCTTTGGGCGGATTAGTTCTCTATTCCCCCGGACTACGTTCGCTATTCTTCTGCGTTGGCGTCGCGTATCTGGTGACCTTCCTGGTCGCTCTGATGCTGCTACGACGTCTGCGGATACAGGCGGAAAAACATGACTCTCTCTCGACGAAGGGAAATATCGAAAATGTTTAA
- a CDS encoding Y4yA family PLP-dependent enzyme, which produces MSNLFSFAAVSSPAVTQAHWPERLTPYLDSEIEQFLFNSPQRLSWLVEQYGSPLNIVWPHTVTNNIAALRTVLQRHDVDCRLYYGAKVNKSPGLVQAAVNAGIGVDVSSLQELKDALRAGCDGARLCATGPAKTREFLTELVHHRALIVLDSPEEFDDVLALAALLRVTKPVRVLLRYRPSFAQASRFGMLADEVARCLETLSTRQDVLHLEGFHFHLGGYAPDTRVAALAEVLPLLERARSRGLQPTMIDIGGGLPIQYLSASRYQAYLAEQNEADYRHGQVPTSFYPYGGERSAADYLEAFLSASIGQHCVANILKQHGLILAIEPGRSLADQSAITVFRVTRTRRQPDGNHVVFVEGSSFSACETWFNSEFLIDPLHVFSVKKDTRPTPGKAWIAGHSCLDDDVITNRLIHFQTVPQPGDLLIYANTAGYQMDLLENAFHRHPLPARLCAFKGKKGELIFSSDN; this is translated from the coding sequence ATGAGCAACCTGTTTAGCTTTGCCGCAGTGTCTTCCCCCGCTGTCACGCAGGCCCACTGGCCTGAAAGACTGACGCCTTATCTGGATAGTGAGATTGAGCAGTTCCTTTTCAACTCGCCGCAAAGGCTGTCATGGCTGGTTGAGCAGTATGGGTCGCCATTGAATATTGTCTGGCCGCACACCGTTACCAACAATATCGCGGCATTGCGAACCGTGTTGCAGCGTCACGATGTGGACTGCCGCCTGTACTACGGCGCGAAGGTGAACAAATCACCGGGGCTGGTACAGGCGGCTGTCAACGCGGGCATCGGCGTGGATGTCTCCAGCTTGCAGGAACTGAAAGATGCCCTGCGAGCAGGCTGCGACGGCGCGCGGCTGTGCGCCACCGGCCCGGCAAAAACGCGCGAGTTTCTGACTGAGCTGGTTCATCATCGTGCGCTTATCGTGCTGGATTCACCGGAAGAGTTCGACGACGTGCTGGCGTTGGCGGCGTTGTTGCGCGTGACGAAACCGGTGCGGGTACTGCTGCGCTATCGCCCGTCGTTCGCACAGGCCAGCCGTTTTGGCATGTTGGCCGATGAAGTCGCACGCTGTCTGGAGACGTTAAGCACCAGACAGGATGTGCTTCATCTTGAAGGCTTCCATTTCCATCTGGGCGGCTATGCTCCCGATACACGCGTGGCCGCATTGGCTGAGGTGCTGCCATTACTGGAGCGGGCGCGGTCACGGGGTTTGCAGCCCACTATGATTGATATCGGCGGTGGATTGCCGATTCAATATCTTTCCGCTTCTCGCTATCAGGCATATTTGGCGGAGCAGAATGAGGCGGATTACCGCCACGGTCAGGTGCCGACCTCGTTTTACCCGTATGGCGGCGAGCGCTCGGCAGCCGACTATCTTGAGGCATTCTTGTCAGCCTCAATCGGGCAGCATTGCGTGGCGAACATACTAAAACAGCACGGCCTGATTCTGGCCATTGAGCCGGGGCGCAGTCTGGCCGACCAAAGTGCGATTACCGTGTTTCGCGTCACGCGAACGCGCCGTCAGCCGGATGGCAACCACGTCGTGTTTGTCGAAGGTAGCAGCTTTAGCGCGTGCGAGACTTGGTTTAACTCTGAGTTTTTGATTGATCCTCTGCATGTTTTTTCCGTCAAAAAAGACACACGTCCGACGCCTGGTAAAGCCTGGATCGCCGGACACAGCTGTCTGGACGACGATGTCATTACGAACCGATTGATTCATTTTCAAACCGTGCCGCAGCCAGGCGATTTACTGATTTACGCGAATACGGCGGGATACCAGATGGACCTGCTGGAGAACGCGTTTCATCGGCATCCGCTGCCTGCGCGCCTGTGTGCTTTCAAAGGTAAGAAAGGTGAGCTGATTTTTTCCAGTGATAACTGA
- a CDS encoding ABC transporter substrate-binding protein has product MFNRWKRQRCRPLFLSALLMAFLSPLAGQAEQTSTVIKDVLGREVRVNTPVQRVMLGEGRQLYLVAMLDKEDPAKRIVAWRRDLIQSDPATWHQYRDRFPQLATIPTFDGTEKGTFDVEQAVSLKPDVIIMNIEAQRAIVDAGYDRILDSVGIPIVYVDFRYHPLENTAPTMRLLGTLFNQEARAEAFLAFREAQLKRVSDVLAAKHPRSPRVFIERLGGYTDECCLTFGRDNFGKFVQLAGGDNVAAKNAPNTFMQMHPEQVIVENPEIVVITSGNFEAFVPGGRWIGLGPGQDMTEGRKRLEWFLGRPAYTNIIAKQKREFHAIWHQFYNGPYDFIAIQQLAEWFHPDLFRDLNADDTFRQLHQQFLPVDYQPGYFVSLAP; this is encoded by the coding sequence ATGTTTAATCGTTGGAAGCGGCAGCGTTGCCGTCCGTTATTCCTGAGTGCGCTGCTGATGGCATTCCTGTCGCCGCTGGCGGGACAGGCTGAGCAAACGTCAACCGTCATCAAGGATGTGTTGGGGCGTGAAGTGAGAGTCAACACGCCAGTGCAGCGTGTGATGCTGGGCGAGGGGCGTCAGCTTTATCTGGTCGCCATGCTCGACAAAGAAGATCCGGCGAAAAGGATTGTTGCCTGGCGGCGCGATCTGATTCAGTCCGATCCGGCAACGTGGCATCAGTATCGCGATCGTTTTCCTCAACTGGCGACGATTCCGACGTTTGATGGCACGGAGAAAGGCACGTTTGACGTGGAGCAGGCGGTGTCGCTGAAGCCGGACGTCATCATTATGAACATTGAGGCGCAGCGGGCGATTGTCGATGCGGGCTACGACCGGATACTGGACAGCGTCGGTATCCCGATCGTCTACGTTGATTTCCGCTATCACCCGCTGGAAAACACCGCGCCGACCATGCGCCTGCTCGGCACGTTGTTTAATCAGGAGGCCCGTGCCGAAGCCTTTCTCGCATTCCGTGAGGCGCAGCTAAAACGTGTTTCCGACGTGTTGGCAGCGAAACACCCGCGTTCTCCGCGCGTGTTCATTGAGCGACTGGGTGGCTACACCGATGAGTGCTGCCTGACGTTTGGCCGAGATAACTTCGGTAAGTTCGTGCAGTTGGCTGGTGGCGACAACGTGGCAGCGAAAAACGCGCCGAATACCTTCATGCAAATGCATCCTGAACAGGTGATTGTGGAAAACCCCGAGATCGTGGTGATCACCAGCGGCAACTTTGAAGCCTTTGTGCCCGGTGGACGTTGGATTGGGTTAGGGCCGGGGCAGGATATGACGGAAGGGCGAAAGCGGCTTGAATGGTTTCTAGGGCGTCCGGCTTATACCAACATTATTGCGAAACAGAAACGTGAGTTCCATGCCATCTGGCATCAATTTTACAACGGCCCGTATGATTTTATCGCGATTCAGCAACTGGCTGAGTGGTTTCACCCAGACTTATTTCGCGATCTCAACGCGGATGACACCTTCCGCCAGCTTCATCAGCAGTTTTTACCGGTTGACTACCAGCCGGGCTACTTCGTCAGTCTTGCGCCGTAA
- a CDS encoding transcriptional regulator codes for MFESMTYHIALTPVQFLLPSENVDMSNVECLMEDICRCGCWTTPVPIEKETGIIMDGNHRLRAATELGLKHIPCALLDYDDPRVSVYHWRTGQPFCKNLIMQTIVTEKSLFPYKTTRHLFLPALPSVSVVLDELMR; via the coding sequence ATGTTTGAAAGTATGACCTACCATATTGCCCTTACGCCCGTGCAGTTCCTGTTGCCCTCGGAAAATGTTGATATGTCGAACGTGGAATGTCTGATGGAGGACATTTGTCGCTGTGGTTGCTGGACGACGCCTGTGCCGATAGAAAAAGAAACGGGGATTATCATGGATGGCAACCATCGGTTACGTGCGGCCACCGAGCTGGGATTAAAGCATATTCCTTGTGCGCTGCTTGATTATGACGATCCCCGCGTGTCCGTTTACCACTGGAGGACTGGGCAGCCTTTTTGCAAGAATCTGATCATGCAGACGATTGTGACGGAAAAGAGCCTGTTTCCCTACAAAACGACGCGTCACCTTTTCCTGCCCGCACTGCCGTCGGTGAGTGTTGTGCTTGATGAACTCATGCGCTAA
- the ompR gene encoding two-component system response regulator OmpR encodes MQENYKILVVDDDMRLRALLERYLTEQGFQVRSVANAEQMDRLLTRESFHLMVLDLMLPGEDGLSICRRLRSQSNPMPIIMVTAKGEEVDRIVGLEIGADDYIPKPFNPRELLARIRAVLRRQANELPGAPSQEEAIIAFGKFKLNLGTREMFRDDEPMPLTSGEFAVLKALVSHPREPLSRDKLMNLARGREYSAMERSIDVQISRLRRMVEEDPAHPRYIQTVWGLGYVFVPDGSKA; translated from the coding sequence ATGCAAGAAAACTATAAAATTCTGGTTGTAGATGACGACATGCGTTTGCGTGCGCTGTTAGAACGTTATTTGACCGAACAGGGTTTTCAGGTACGTAGCGTAGCCAATGCTGAACAGATGGATCGTTTACTGACCCGTGAATCCTTTCACCTCATGGTACTGGACCTCATGCTGCCGGGCGAAGATGGGCTGTCCATCTGCCGTCGTTTGCGCAGCCAGAGCAACCCGATGCCGATCATTATGGTGACGGCGAAAGGGGAAGAAGTAGACCGTATCGTCGGGCTGGAAATCGGCGCGGATGATTATATTCCTAAACCTTTCAACCCGCGTGAACTGCTGGCTCGTATCCGTGCAGTGCTGCGTCGTCAGGCGAATGAACTGCCGGGTGCGCCGTCGCAGGAAGAAGCCATTATCGCGTTTGGCAAATTCAAGCTGAATCTGGGCACGCGCGAAATGTTCCGCGATGATGAACCGATGCCGTTAACCAGCGGTGAATTTGCCGTGCTTAAGGCGCTGGTAAGCCACCCGCGTGAACCGCTGTCTCGCGATAAGTTGATGAATCTGGCGCGAGGTCGTGAATACAGTGCGATGGAGCGCTCCATCGACGTACAAATTTCTCGCCTGCGCCGCATGGTGGAAGAGGATCCGGCGCACCCGCGCTATATCCAAACCGTGTGGGGTCTTGGCTACGTATTTGTCCCGGACGGCAGTAAGGCATGA
- a CDS encoding IucA/IucC family siderophore biosynthesis protein — MNIKADAVEHRDIRKISDDFFSDYSNKNALRRLIRCFFAEGILNKYNLIFTEVNSGRATFSLRGSNGELKFDDIYSAPANTYINNGNVYHINSQGASFPVTDHEQLIDLLRDSFDFHPEESGINGLKKDVGNSIRNDTNARRYRCQWRAEVADAMRQDGQEYFTQWLRRQRSIRDAAMLLDQWGSLEGHPYYPTWKSRPGLSDEDVQLLSPEFNARVPLRITALRRDMAYVECMPHVDDFHQWFAQAFPALWQDWKQRLNQQGLDETQWLPLPIHSWHLENWVKSHYADEIAEGILLTDGPDLITLPGMSFRTVLPVEPPSSPFIKLPVAIWMTSEMRSLQAKSIHMGPRISTIIEAILAQEGGFEQRLAFFREEAAFHYKHAVHQDDALGKHLSVVFRDARVYERSDGALPVTVATLFTALPHRDQPLFTELVTLSGLGAEAWFRQYVRAVTRPVIAIYLLYGIGLEAHQQNSQILFSPEGVAQGLLIRDFGDGRTYAPLLSQRGYHLQPYIWPGILPTVFEGDIEPVRMFVVDACFVSHLHELALALSVEYGFADARLWQVMKEETAAAFDAVKSRVDGDVWQTERDMFLTQPWYTRSLLRMHIQEYRDYRIQHGLSNPFLTEGEETRIEP, encoded by the coding sequence ATGAATATCAAGGCAGACGCAGTTGAACACAGGGATATACGGAAAATTTCAGATGACTTTTTCTCTGATTATTCAAATAAAAATGCGTTAAGGCGATTGATTCGCTGCTTTTTTGCTGAGGGTATTTTGAATAAATATAACCTGATTTTTACTGAGGTTAATTCCGGTCGTGCAACGTTTTCTTTGCGCGGAAGCAACGGTGAACTGAAGTTTGATGATATTTATTCGGCGCCGGCAAATACTTATATTAATAATGGAAATGTTTATCACATTAATTCCCAAGGGGCGTCTTTTCCCGTCACTGACCACGAACAGTTGATTGATTTACTCCGCGATAGTTTTGATTTCCATCCTGAAGAAAGCGGCATTAATGGCCTGAAAAAAGATGTTGGCAACAGTATCCGTAATGATACCAACGCCCGGCGCTATCGGTGCCAATGGCGTGCTGAAGTCGCTGATGCCATGCGGCAGGATGGGCAGGAATATTTCACGCAGTGGCTGCGTCGGCAGCGAAGTATTCGCGATGCCGCGATGTTGCTCGACCAGTGGGGATCGCTGGAAGGGCATCCCTATTACCCCACCTGGAAATCCCGTCCGGGCCTGAGTGACGAAGACGTCCAACTGCTGTCGCCAGAATTCAATGCTCGTGTGCCGTTGCGTATTACCGCGCTGCGCCGTGATATGGCGTATGTGGAATGCATGCCGCACGTCGATGATTTTCATCAGTGGTTTGCTCAGGCGTTCCCCGCGCTCTGGCAGGACTGGAAGCAGCGCTTGAATCAACAAGGGCTGGATGAGACGCAGTGGCTTCCGCTGCCAATCCACAGTTGGCATCTGGAAAACTGGGTGAAATCCCATTACGCGGACGAGATCGCTGAAGGGATTTTGCTCACCGATGGTCCCGATCTCATCACGCTGCCGGGGATGTCGTTCCGTACCGTCTTGCCCGTTGAGCCACCTTCTTCACCTTTCATCAAATTGCCTGTCGCCATCTGGATGACCAGTGAAATGCGCAGCCTACAGGCAAAATCGATCCACATGGGACCGCGCATTAGCACCATTATCGAAGCGATTCTGGCGCAGGAGGGCGGGTTCGAGCAGCGGCTGGCGTTTTTCCGCGAAGAGGCCGCATTCCACTACAAACATGCGGTTCATCAGGATGACGCACTGGGCAAACACCTCTCCGTCGTCTTCCGTGATGCGCGCGTCTATGAACGCTCCGACGGCGCGCTGCCCGTAACCGTCGCCACGCTGTTTACGGCGCTGCCTCACCGCGACCAACCATTATTCACCGAGCTGGTTACGCTGTCTGGGCTTGGTGCAGAAGCGTGGTTCCGTCAATACGTGCGTGCTGTGACCCGTCCTGTCATCGCTATCTATCTGCTGTATGGCATTGGGCTGGAAGCACATCAGCAGAACAGCCAGATCCTCTTTTCGCCTGAAGGCGTCGCGCAGGGGCTATTAATCCGCGATTTCGGCGACGGACGCACCTACGCGCCGCTGCTGAGTCAGCGCGGCTATCACCTGCAACCCTACATCTGGCCCGGCATTCTGCCCACGGTGTTTGAAGGCGATATCGAGCCGGTGCGGATGTTTGTCGTCGATGCCTGTTTTGTCAGTCACCTGCACGAATTGGCGCTGGCGCTCAGCGTGGAATACGGCTTTGCCGATGCCCGGCTGTGGCAGGTGATGAAAGAGGAAACCGCCGCGGCGTTTGACGCAGTGAAATCGCGCGTTGATGGCGATGTGTGGCAGACCGAACGTGACATGTTTTTGACCCAGCCTTGGTATACGCGCTCGCTATTGCGCATGCATATCCAGGAATACCGCGACTACCGGATTCAGCACGGCCTGAGCAACCCCTTCCTCACGGAAGGAGAAGAAACTCGCATCGAGCCGTGA